From Pseudomonadota bacterium, a single genomic window includes:
- a CDS encoding response regulator, with translation MGKARIMIVEDEWIIANDIKNSLIDLGYMVTSIASSGQDAINQAVAEKPDLVLMDIMLRGEMNGIEAAKVIRGAHGIPIIYLTAYDNQYLVEQAKQTDNYGYLLKPFKDKELHIAIDLALHKENKGRK, from the coding sequence ATGGGGAAAGCCAGGATAATGATCGTTGAGGATGAATGGATCATTGCCAACGATATTAAAAATTCGCTGATTGATCTGGGGTATATGGTAACCTCGATTGCTTCTTCAGGACAGGACGCGATCAATCAGGCGGTTGCCGAAAAGCCGGACCTGGTCCTGATGGATATCATGCTGCGTGGAGAGATGAATGGGATTGAGGCGGCCAAGGTTATCCGGGGTGCGCACGGTATCCCGATTATCTATCTTACCGCCTACGATAATCAGTATCTGGTCGAGCAGGCGAAACAGACCGATAATTATGGCTATCTCCTTAAGCCTTTCAAGGACAAGGAGCTGCATATTGCCATTGATCTTGCCCTGCACAAGGAGAACAAAGGAAGAAAATAG
- the nrfD gene encoding polysulfide reductase NrfD, with amino-acid sequence MANNFSLAATASSIAAAAEPKVGRPAINRITLLFVLLMLAGLGAGLYAFTAGHHVAYNNTREMPWGILIAGYAFFAITSTGLCLLAALSHIFGGNKLAPLANRMVFLSIVTIIAGFFMIGVELENPWRLAIYNILSPNLTSNIWWMGTLYGMAVGFMLVEFFLILTGRIGLAITLGVMGALAEVMANTNLGAVFSTLSAHPFWYGSQLPVFFLASAFMCGSAAIILFTHFAHAIRKEPVEGSTLVGMQGAGKVLAGVLFLLAVSTTWKFISYYTGGSEAGRLAADSLLSGPLSTNFWVFEVAIGMLLPILLLVGSGFRSIQAMSTASLMALVGAFFQRYDLVVAGQQVPQYYGWDNLPTYFSYVPSAAEFMVTLGAFGLVGAGFLLGERFVGRAFKSTHEH; translated from the coding sequence ATGGCTAATAATTTTTCACTGGCTGCAACCGCGAGTTCGATCGCTGCAGCTGCAGAACCAAAGGTTGGCCGGCCGGCAATCAACAGGATAACGCTTCTCTTTGTCCTTTTGATGTTGGCGGGCCTGGGCGCCGGACTGTATGCATTTACGGCCGGACATCATGTGGCATATAACAACACCAGGGAGATGCCATGGGGGATTCTGATTGCAGGGTATGCATTTTTTGCGATCACTTCAACGGGCCTTTGCCTGCTGGCAGCGCTGAGTCATATCTTCGGCGGCAACAAGCTTGCGCCCCTGGCCAACCGGATGGTTTTTCTTTCGATCGTTACGATTATCGCCGGATTTTTTATGATCGGGGTCGAACTGGAGAACCCGTGGCGACTGGCGATCTACAACATCCTGTCCCCAAACCTGACCTCAAACATCTGGTGGATGGGAACCCTGTACGGGATGGCGGTCGGGTTTATGCTGGTGGAATTTTTCCTGATTCTCACCGGCCGGATCGGACTGGCAATCACTCTGGGTGTTATGGGCGCTCTTGCTGAAGTTATGGCTAACACCAATCTCGGGGCGGTGTTTTCGACTTTGTCGGCCCATCCTTTCTGGTACGGTTCACAATTGCCGGTGTTCTTCCTGGCTTCAGCTTTTATGTGCGGCTCTGCGGCGATCATCCTCTTTACCCACTTTGCCCATGCCATTCGCAAAGAGCCGGTTGAAGGTTCGACTCTGGTGGGTATGCAGGGTGCGGGGAAGGTTCTGGCCGGGGTTCTCTTTCTTCTTGCCGTGTCAACGACCTGGAAATTCATCTCCTACTATACAGGTGGCTCCGAGGCCGGCAGACTTGCTGCCGACAGTTTGCTCTCCGGACCACTTTCCACAAACTTCTGGGTTTTTGAAGTTGCCATCGGCATGTTGCTGCCGATCCTGCTGCTGGTCGGATCGGGTTTCAGGAGCATCCAGGCGATGTCTACCGCATCGCTCATGGCTCTGGTGGGCGCTTTCTTCCAGAGGTACGACCTGGTAGTCGCCGGTCAGCAGGTACCTCAATATTACGGGTGGGATAATCTGCCGACGTACTTTTCCTATGTCCCGTCTGCCGCCGAGTTCATGGTTACTCTCGGAGCATTCGGGCTGGTCGGCGCAGGCTTTCTCCTGGGTGAGAGATTCGTCGGACGTGCTTTCAAGAGCACCCATGAGCATTAA
- a CDS encoding MerR family transcriptional regulator: MISDNKAIFTIGTAARMLEVHPRTLRIYERENLVKPLRRGQWRYYTMDDIKWVQCLRDMIHEQGISIAAIKKLLKYTPCWNVADCPFEMRKQCTAFMANGMVPRTVESEAVGKKSGGNLAA; this comes from the coding sequence ATGATCAGCGACAACAAGGCTATCTTTACGATCGGTACCGCGGCCAGAATGCTGGAAGTCCATCCCCGCACTCTGAGAATCTACGAAAGGGAAAACCTGGTCAAACCCCTGCGCCGCGGACAATGGCGATACTACACCATGGATGATATCAAGTGGGTCCAGTGCCTGAGGGATATGATCCATGAGCAGGGCATCAGCATTGCGGCGATCAAGAAACTGCTCAAATATACTCCGTGCTGGAATGTGGCTGACTGCCCCTTTGAAATGCGCAAGCAGTGTACGGCGTTCATGGCGAATGGAATGGTTCCGAGAACGGTGGAAAGTGAAGCGGTGGGGAAAAAATCCGGTGGCAATCTTGCTGCCTGA
- a CDS encoding 50S ribosomal protein L11 methyltransferase — MLKPPYTRYRHLHVYHLDAATIPAVNDPDLIGIWMEDETPILFFHKAKDALVAELCATSRCNLIYQADLDYSDWEAGQDIATFTLEGVTVTPVWENQPADLRIDPSVIFGSGFHPSTRLCLETLIRYCRTPEVRPKSMLDLGAGTGLLSLAAAHLGVTDIRAFDNNRLACEVASKNCRLNHFDEVIEVSEIDLRKNPPDTCGVDLVVANLYHTLLTELFGKPSFWQAKLYIIAGFIPSMEQELLAALPANDIIMIERRRSDRWCLWVLAPKAKNSTCCTTTA; from the coding sequence ATGCTGAAGCCGCCCTACACCAGATACCGGCATCTACACGTTTATCACCTTGATGCCGCGACCATCCCTGCAGTGAACGACCCTGACCTGATCGGCATCTGGATGGAAGACGAGACCCCCATCCTATTCTTTCACAAGGCAAAAGATGCGCTGGTTGCCGAACTCTGTGCAACCAGCCGCTGCAACTTGATATACCAGGCAGATCTTGATTATTCGGACTGGGAGGCAGGCCAGGATATCGCCACCTTTACCCTTGAGGGGGTCACCGTAACCCCGGTCTGGGAAAATCAGCCGGCAGATCTGCGGATCGACCCGAGCGTGATTTTCGGCAGCGGCTTTCACCCATCAACCAGACTATGCCTGGAAACTCTGATCAGATATTGCAGAACTCCGGAAGTGCGTCCGAAATCAATGCTTGATCTCGGTGCCGGAACCGGACTATTGTCGCTTGCGGCTGCTCATCTGGGCGTTACCGATATCAGGGCTTTTGACAACAACAGGCTCGCCTGCGAAGTCGCCTCGAAAAACTGCCGTCTGAACCATTTTGATGAGGTGATTGAAGTCAGTGAAATCGATCTGCGGAAAAATCCCCCCGACACCTGCGGTGTTGATCTGGTTGTGGCAAATCTTTATCACACCCTGCTGACTGAACTTTTTGGGAAACCTTCTTTCTGGCAGGCAAAACTCTATATCATTGCCGGCTTTATTCCCTCGATGGAGCAGGAACTGCTGGCCGCTCTTCCTGCCAATGATATCATCATGATCGAGAGGAGGCGCTCCGACCGTTGGTGCCTCTGGGTTCTCGCGCCAAAGGCAAAGAACTCGACATGCTGTACAACAACAGCGTGA